Genomic window (Fusarium oxysporum f. sp. lycopersici 4287 chromosome 11, whole genome shotgun sequence):
TTTGAAGGAATCAATCCATTTGGCGATCTTTTCCAGGACATCTCGGATAATCACGACTTCTCCATTTGAGCGTTTGAACTTCCAACGCTTGCGGAGACTGGTAGCTTTGCGGTTCTCCGCTGCTTCCAGAGCGGCGGCTAGAATGTCGCGCTTATGGGTGGCAGCCTGGCCAAGTGCTGTTTTTAAATCTGCGCTGAGGGAGCTGAAGGCTTGATCCCAGAGACTCTGCGCATTTTTATCGCTTGAAGGAGCCATTTGCGTCGCCATGGCGGTCTAACGAAACTGACGCTTCTTCGTTTCGCAGTATTACTCCGCTTCTAATTTAGTTTGCAGGTGCCCAAACCACGATGATAAAGACACCAAGTTTCAGCCGCAGACCTCGCCACGCTTTACTTTCTGGGCCGTAGCTTTAGGGACTTGCTTTCACGCGGATGGGATGGCGTCCAGTAAAATGCTGACTGCATATGCTGGGTGTAACCAATAGATGCATTTTCAAGGCCACAGCCTCATCTATTGCGTTATCGGTCAGCTCGAGACATTGCGGGCTGTATGCTGGCGATAGCCATCGACAACAAGTCATGCAAAACCTCTACATGTTCGGTAATTATGCTTCAGTGCATAAGAGGTGGAATCAAGAACTCAGTACGGCTAAATTGCGGTTGGCGCCCAACCCCGAGCTTGTCCTGCTTGTCCAGTCAGGCAGCCAGGCGAGGGGGACGCGAAAAAAGAGCGAGATTCTAGCAGTCGTTTTACAGGCCTGTTCGCTTTCGGTCAACCGTCGGCCTCAAGCTAACTCTACAAAAGAAAGGTCGCGGCCTCGACAATTAACAATAGACTCCAACAATAAAGATTCTGTATTTAAAGAATTCCTCTAGTGAAACAACCATAACCGACCCTCTTCAATCTCCTAAACGCCATCTCACGCACCATCATGTCTTCACCAAAGACAATCGCTTTCTTTGGCGCTAGCACAGGCGTAGGCCTCTCAGCGCTGAAGCATTCACTGGCTGCAGGGCATAACTGTGTCGCATTATGTCGAGTTCCGGCAAAACTCGAGGCTCATGTCTCCCCAAAAAGCTATCCAAATCTACAAATTATTGAAGGCAATGCCCACGACATCAAGGCAGTAGCTTCTTGTCTGAAAAAGGACGATGGCTCAATCGTGGATGCGGTTGTCTCCACGATCGGCGGCAAACCAATCATTCACAAAATGACGATTGATGATCCCAACTGTTGTCGGGTCGGCATCGCTGTCCTTCTTGATGCTCTCGCGCAAATACGTGCAGAGGGTGCCGTTGGAAGGCCGCATATCACTGTCTTTAGCACCACTGGCATGTCAGACTTTGGGCGCGATTATCCCCTTCTGTTGTACCCTATATATGCGATTGCTTTGAAGGTCCCCCACGAAGACAAAAAGATCATGGAGACCAAGTTGGCCGATAGTGGTGAGGACTTTACCATCTTGCGGGGCAGTTTGTTGGTGGACGGTGAGAGTGAAACGCCAGTGCGCGTGGGCATCGAGGACCCCAAGAACGGGATAGAGTCTTTGGAGATCGGATTCACCATTTCAAGAGAGGACGCTGGGAAATGGCTGGCAGATAAACTGCTGGTAGAGACGCATGCTGAGTACGTGAACAAGATTGCATCCATCACCTACTGAGGGGGTCCAACGGAATAAGGTGCATTTAGAAGGCGTTGGGAATTGCTTGGGAACACAGCGTGGACGTATATATAAATTAGCTCGTATTGTCTAGTTTCTACTTGATACAAATAATAATCATCACAATAAAGATTCCCAGGCCGTCTTGAATCAACTCTTGGTGTCCTATTCAGAGAAGTTGACATGATGACTGATTATCCTGAGGCATCGGTTCTGGGGAGAATCAGAATGGTACAGTTGTCCCAAAATGCTTTAGCGCTTATCTTTACTTTCAGATAACCTATCAGGGCTATAACACTCGGTATCGCAGCTACTTATCAGTCAGGCTTGGGGATCAGAGTAAATGGATAACAATAGATCATGTATATGTTTTAACAGCTGATTACAAGTTCAATAGTAAAGAGACACTTGGAGAAGGCTTAGCACTGAGAGAAATTCTACCTATGATGAATCCCTAGTTTGCCGAAAGCAGTGATGAAGTAGTGACTGATGATACATGATAGCGATGGTTGGAAGCAGCGCATCTACCACGATAGTTCACCCGATGAAAAGCTCATTTCCCTCGTAGAAAGACGTAACTCTCTATCGCGACAAAAAGATCAAACTATTGCCAGACGAAGCTGTGTGTACAAGCTGCCATCTCATCTTTGTCCGTCAGTTTATCGCTGTTCATTACGAATGACGCCCTCCCCCGCTGTCCCAACCCCTCTCGCGTCAGATTCGGCCTCCGCGCCCGAGAAAAACGCGAGGAACGCCTCCACAGCCAAGCTCCGCAGCTGCGTTGTATGTCGCAGTCGTAAAG
Coding sequences:
- a CDS encoding hypothetical protein (At least one base has a quality score < 10), whose protein sequence is MATQMAPSSDKNAQSLWDQAFSSLSADLKTALGQAATHKRDILAAALEAAENRKATSLRKRWKFKRSNGEVVIIRDVLEKIAKWIDSFKAVGDAAVQFDASNASLPWAAVRLLLQVTVNDVQQYGTMLWKGS